The Cloeon dipterum chromosome X, ieCloDipt1.1, whole genome shotgun sequence genome includes a window with the following:
- the LOC135946079 gene encoding clavesin-1-like gives MSEYLEYQWNLSSPTSENNDLPAKPQLLTKTQSIAAIRDLLPTRPDVGFLCTEDEFLLRFLNARKFKIEASFNLLVNYYLYRQKYRHLFVGLNVHDPLIRRALFDGIPGVLPQCDKRGRRILMIYASNWNIEEYSLLTIYRALLLSLEKLIKDQQTQMAGLIVIVDWTGFSLKHTSALSPKALKLMLEGLQDAFPARFKAIHMVGQPWYLEAALSVIKPFLKEKTRNKIMLHGANLSKLHEHMDKDQLPAELGGEGPGYHAGKWAEELIGTSLDPSLAIQDEQAAANAVKKSQTFSGGIAEEAC, from the exons ATGTCCGAGTACTTAGAATATCAGTGGAATCTGTCAAGTCCTACTTCAGAAAATAATGATCTGCCAGCCAAGCCTCAACTTTTGACCAAAACGCAGTCCATCGCGGCCATCAGGGATCTTTTGCCAACCAGGCCGGATGTCG GTTTTCTCTGCACGGAGGATGAGTTTTTGCTGCGTTTTTTGAATGCTCGCAAGTTTAAGATTGAGGCTAGTTTCAATTTGTTAGTCAATTACTATTTGTACCGGCAAAAATATCGCCACTTGTTTGTCGGCCTCAACGTGCACGACCCTCTCATCAGGCGGGCGCTTTTCGACGGAATCCCCGGCGTGCTGCCACAG tgcGATAAAAGAGGACGTCGCATTCTGATGATCTATGCAAGTAACTGGAATATCGAGGAGTATTCGCTGCTGACGATTTACAGAGCGCTTCTGCTCTCCTTGGAGAAGCTAATCAAGGACCAGCAAACTCAGATGGCAGGCCTGATCGTGATTGTCGACTGGACTGGGTTCTCGTTGAAACACACGAGCGCACTCAGCCCAAAAGCGCTGAAACTTATGCTTGAGGGTTTGCAG GACGCCTTCCCTGCGAGGTTCAAAGCGATTCACATGGTCGGCCAGCCTTGGTATTTGGAAGCTGCACTGTCGGTCATAAAACCATTTCTGAAGGAAAAAACTCGAAATAAG ATTATGCTCCACGGCGCCAACTTGAGCAAACTTCACGAACACATGGACAAAGATCAACTGCCTGCGGAACTGGGAGGAGAAGGACCAGGCTACCACGCAGGGAAATGGGCAGAAGAGCTTATTGGCACTTCCTTGGACCCATCTTTGGCGATACAGGACGAACAAGCGGCCGCTAACGCTGTCAA GAAATCTCAAACATTCTCTGGAGGCATCGCTGAAGAGGCATGTTAG
- the LOC135946080 gene encoding thioredoxin domain-containing protein 9, whose translation MDQIVQSQVKEVLQRVEQHVDSEIEKLEKLDIDDFEKLRERRLANMKKEAKLKQEYLAKGHGEYNEVADEKEFFELTKKSKNIVCHFYKDDTPRCKIVDHHLKALAPKHLETLFCKLNVEKCPFLTGRLRIKIIPTISLVVDQKTKDFIVGFTDLGNRDDFTTEVLEWRIAQAGTINYSGDLSTPPDQAERKTRSLLGQTKSIRDKDDDESDGLDSD comes from the exons ATGGACCAAATTGTTCAGAGCCAAGTGAAAGAGGTGCTCCAAAGAGTTGAGCAGCATGTGGACTCCGAAAttgaaaaactggaaaagCTGGATATTGATGACTTTGAAAAACTTCGTGAGAGGAGACTCGCCAACATGAAGAAGGAAGCTAAACTGAAGCAAGAGTATCTGGCAAAG GGGCATGGCGAGTACAACGAAGTGGCTGATGAGAAGGAGTTCTTTGAGTTGacaaaaaagtctaaaaatatcGTCTGCCATTTTTACAAAGATGACACTCCCAGATGCAAGATTGTTGATCACCACTTGAAGGCCTTGGCCCCGAAACACCTTGAAACTCTTTTCTGCAAGTTGAATGTCGAAAAGTGCCCGTTCCTTACTG GCCGGCTGAGGATCAAAATCATCCCGACCATTTCTCTTGTGGTGGACCAGAAAACCAAGGACTTTATTGTCGGATTCACCGACCTCGGAAACCGTGATGATTTTACCACCGAAGTGCTTGAATGGCGGATTGCCCAGGCTGGCACAATCAACTACAGTGGAGACCTGTCCACCCCTCCCGATCAGGCCGAACGCAAAACAAGGTCTTTGCTGGGCCAGACCAAGAGCATCCGGGACAAAGACGACGACGAAAGTGACGGACTGGACAGTGACTGA